A region from the Triticum aestivum cultivar Chinese Spring chromosome 3D, IWGSC CS RefSeq v2.1, whole genome shotgun sequence genome encodes:
- the LOC123073760 gene encoding receptor-like protein EIX2 codes for MSRTTNLLLTLITISIFPFFTNGALQPQHQHAHDGGCIPAERAALLSFKEGITSNNTNLLASWKGQDCCRWRGISCSNRTGHVIKLHLRNPNVAPDHYGYHDACADASALFGEISPSLLSLKRLKHLDLSMNCLLGTNSQIPHLLGSMGNLRYLNLSGIPFTGRMPSHLGNLSKLQYLDLGYCPAMYSTDITWLTKLPFLKFLSMRGVMLPGIADWPHTLNMIPSLRVIDLSNCLLDYANQSLQHVNLTKLEKLDLFNNYFEHSLASGWFWKATSLKYLDLGNNKLFGQFPDTLGNMTNLQVLDISENWNPHMMMAGNLENLCGLEIIDLSYNYINGDIAVLMESLPQCTRKKLQEMDLRYNNFTGTLPNLISDFTRLRILSLSGNNLVGSIPPWLVNLTRLTTLELFSNHLTGSIPPWLGNLTCLTSLELGDNLLTGSIPAEFGKLMYLTILDLSSNHLNESVPAEIGSLVNLIFLDLSNNSFTGVITEEHLANLTSLKQIDLSLNNFKIALNSDWRAPSTLESAWFASCQMGPLFPPWLQQLKITALDISTTSLKGEFPDWFWSAFSNVTYLDISNNQISGNLPAHMDSMAFEKLYLRSNRLTGPIPTLPTNITLLDTSNNTFSETIPSNLVAPRLEILCMHSNQIGGYIPESICKLEQLIYLDLSNNILEGEVPQCFDTHNIENLILSNNSLSGKIPAFLQNNTSLEFLDLSWNKFSGRLPTWIGNLVYLRFLVLSHNEFSDNIPVNITKLGHLQYLDLSHNNFSGAIPRHLSNLTFMTTLQEESRYMVEVEVDSMGGTTEFEADSLGQILSVNTKGQQLIYHRTLAYFVSIDLSCNSLTGKIPTDITSLAALMNLNLSSNQLSGQIPNMIGAMQSLESLDLSQNKLYGEIPSSLTNLTSLSYLDLSYNSLSGRIPSGPQLDTLNMDNQTLMYIGNNGLCGPPVHKNCSGNDAYIHGDLESSKEEFDPLTFYFGLVLGFVVGLWMVFCALLFKKTWRIAYFRLFDKVYDQVYVFVVVKWASFAKKTDEE; via the coding sequence ATGTCTCGCACAACCAATCTCTTGCTCACTCTCATCACCATAAGCATATTTCCATTCTTCACAAATGGTGCACTACAACCCCAGCATCAGCACGCCCATGACGGCGGCTGCATCCCTGCCGAGAGGGCTGCCTTGCTCTCCTTCAAAGAGGGCATTACAAGCAACAACACCAACCTCCTCGCCTCGTGGAAAGGACAGGACTGCTGCCGGTGGAGAGGCATCAGTTGCAGCAACCGAACTGGCCATGTCATCAAGCTCCATCTTCGCAATCCGAATGTGGCTCCCGACCACTATGGCTACCATGATGCATGTGCTGATGCCAGTGCTTTGTTCGGCGAGATAAGTCCCTCTCTACTTTCCTTGAAGCGTCTAAAGCACCTCGACCTCAGCATGAACTGTTTACTAGGGACAAATAGCCAAATACCTCATTTGCTGGGTTCCATGGGGAACTTGAGATACCTTAACCTCTCTGGCATACCATTTACCGGTAGGATGCCTTCTCATCTTGGTAATCTGTCTAAGTTGCAGTATCTTGACCTTGGTTATTGTCCTGCTATGTACTCAACGGATATCACCTGGTTAACAAAGCTACCTTTCTTGAAGTTCCTTAGCATGAGGGGAGTAATGCTCCCAGGGATAGCTGACTGGCCTCATACCCTGAATATGATTCCATCTCTGAGGGTTATAGATCTTTCTAACTGTCTTCTTGATTATGCAAACCAATCACTTCAGCACGTTAATCTTACAAAACTTGAGAAGCTTGACTTGTTCAATAATTATTTTGAGCACTCACTCGCATCTGGTTGGTTTTGGAAAGCGACAAGCCTCAAGTACCTCGACCTTGGAAATAACAAACTATTTGGCCAGTTCCCTGACACACTAGGAAATATGACGAACCTTCAGGTGCTTGATATTTCAGAAAATTGGAACCCTCATATGATGATGGCAGGAAACCTGGAGAATCTTTGCGGTTTGGAAATCATTGACCTCTCTTATAATTATATAAATGGAGACATAGCAGTGTTGATGGAGAGTTTGCCACAGTGCACACGGAAAAAATTGCAGGAGATGGATTTAAGATACAACAATTTCACTGGAACTCTGCCAAACTTGATCAGTGACTTCACCAGGTTGAGGATACTGAGCCTGAGCGGAAACAACCTTGTTGGTAGTATACCACCATGGCTTGTGAATTTGACACGCTTAACAACCCTTGAACTCTTTAGCAATCACCTCACCGGAAGTATACCACCATGGCTTGGGAATCTGACATGTCTAACCTCCCTTGAACTCGGTGACAATCTCCTCACCGGAAGTATACCAGCCGAGTTTGGGAAATTGATGTATCTGACCATTTTGGACCTCTCAAGTAATCATCTCAATGAAAGTGTACCCGCTGAAATAGGCTCCCTTGTTAATTTGATTTTTCTGGACCTAAGCAACAATAGCTTTACTGGTGTGATCACGGAAGAACACTTGGCAAATCTAACAAGTTTGAAGCAAATAGACTTGTCTTTAAACAATTTCAAGATTGCCCTGAATTCAGATTGGCGTGCTCCCTCTACACTGGAATCTGCATGGTTTGCATCTTGCCAGATGGGTCCTCTGTTTCCACCTTGGCTTCAGCAGCTGAAAATCACTGCACTTGACATTTCAACCACTTCTCTAAAGGGTGAGTTTCCTGATTGGTTTTGGTCCGCATTTTCAAATGTCACATATCTGGACATCTCTAACAACCAAATAAGTGGCAACTTGCCAGCACATATGGATAGCATGGCTTTTGAAAAACTCTATCTCCGTTCGAACCGGCTTACTGGACCAATACCTACGTTGCCAACAAACATCACCCTGTTAGACACCTCCAACAATACATTTTCAGAAACAATACCATCAAACCTTGTAGCGCCACGACTTGAAATATTGTGTATGCATTCAAATCAAATTGGCGGCTACATTCCAGAATCTATTTGCAAATTGGAACAACTGATTTATCTGGATTTGTCGAACAATATTTTGGAGGGTGAAGTTCCTCAATGTTTTGACACCCACAACATAGAGAATCTTATACTCAGCAACAACAGTTTATCAGGAAAAATACCAGCATTTTTGCAGAATAACACAAGTCTGGAGTTCTTGGATCTGTCATGGAATAAGTTCTCTGGAAGATTACCTACATGGATAGGAAACCTGGTCTATTTACGTTTTCTCGTACTGAGCCACAATGAATTTTCTGATAATATTCCAGTCAACATAACAAAGTTGGGGCATCTTCAATACTTGGATCTATCACACAACAACTTCTCTGGTGCAATACCTCGGCATCTGTCAAACCTAACATTTATGACAACATTACAAGAGGAATCCAGGTATATGGTTGAAGTTGAAGTTGATTCCATGGGAGGTACTACCGAATTTGAAGCTGATAGCTTAGGACAAATATTGTCAGTAAATACAAAAGGGCAGCAACTTATATATCATAGAACACTTGCCTATTTTGTGAGCAttgatttatcatgcaactccttgacTGGTAAAATTCCTACAGACATCACTTCGCTTGCTGCactaatgaatttgaatttatCATCAAACCAGTTGAGTGGACAAATTCCAAACATGATTGGCGCCATGCAGTCATTAGAATCACTCGACCTCTCTCAGAATAAACTTTATGGTGAAATCCCATCGAGCTTGACAAATCTGACATCTCTGAGCTACCTGGACCTGTCCTACAACAGTTTGTCTGGAAGGATACCCTCTGGCCCCCAACTTGACACCCTCAATATGGACAACCAGACACTTATGTACATCGGCAACAATGGACTTTGTGGGCCTCCTGTCCACAAGAATTGTTCTGGAAATGATGCTTACATCCATGGCGATCTCGAGAGCAGCAAGGAAGAATTTGACCCACTGACCTTTTACTTTGGGCTTGTGCTAGGATTTGTGGTGGGGCTCTGGATGGTGTTTTGTGCACTGCTGTTCAAGAAGACATGGAGAATTGCTTATTTCCGGCTCTTCGACAAGGTGTACGATCAAGTTTATGTATTTGTGGTTGTGAAGTGGGCAAGCTTCGCAAAGAAAACAGATGAAGAATAA